A single genomic interval of Lewinellaceae bacterium harbors:
- a CDS encoding aldose 1-epimerase family protein, with translation MKATLENNHLSIAVKDKGGELCSLVKKATGTEYIWQAGADYWNRHAPVLFPIIGALKDGIYYFEGQCYKMGQHGLARDLPFRLIERKEDKLAYSLKSSPFTLERYPFEFELQIIYTLRDNQLTTTYRVINPAEKTLYFSIGGHPAFNCPLYEGEKRSDYQLAFEQPETVSIQRIMNGFRNGTWEPVLDGEQILPIADHLFDKDALIFRNLKSSAVTLQKGSQPVLTLNFKGFPYLGVWSKSATAPFVCIEPWFGLTDNTKHNQQLKDKEGIIALEGQGAFAHAYTVVVH, from the coding sequence ATGAAAGCGACACTGGAAAACAACCACCTTAGCATTGCCGTAAAGGACAAGGGCGGCGAATTGTGCAGCCTGGTCAAAAAGGCAACCGGGACGGAATACATCTGGCAGGCGGGGGCCGATTACTGGAACCGCCATGCACCGGTATTGTTCCCCATTATTGGCGCGCTGAAAGACGGGATATACTACTTTGAAGGGCAATGCTACAAAATGGGGCAGCACGGCCTGGCGCGGGACCTGCCGTTCCGGCTCATCGAAAGAAAAGAGGACAAACTGGCCTACTCCCTGAAAAGCAGCCCTTTCACGCTGGAGCGCTACCCCTTTGAGTTCGAACTTCAGATCATTTACACCCTGCGGGACAACCAACTGACTACCACTTACCGGGTGATCAATCCCGCCGAAAAAACATTGTACTTCTCCATCGGCGGCCACCCTGCTTTCAATTGCCCGTTGTATGAAGGAGAGAAGCGTTCCGATTATCAACTGGCCTTTGAACAGCCGGAAACCGTATCCATCCAACGGATCATGAACGGCTTCCGCAACGGCACCTGGGAGCCTGTTCTCGACGGGGAACAAATCCTGCCCATTGCCGACCACCTTTTTGATAAAGATGCGCTCATTTTCAGAAACCTGAAGTCTTCAGCGGTAACGCTTCAGAAGGGCAGCCAGCCCGTTCTTACCCTCAACTTTAAAGGTTTTCCCTACCTGGGCGTGTGGTCTAAAAGCGCCACCGCGCCCTTCGTCTGCATCGAGCCCTGGTTTGGGCTGACGGACAACACCAAGCACAATCAGCAGCTAAAGGATAAGGAAGGGATCATTGCGCTGGAAGGGCAGGGGGCGTTTGCCCACGCTTATACAGTTGTGGTTCATTGA
- a CDS encoding Gfo/Idh/MocA family oxidoreductase, which translates to MERRKFLKQTAAGAAALSLGGFAATARSYRNIIGANDRVRVAMIGCYRRFPALLEALAQLDNVEVAYVCDVDTRRQEAAIGKVEEVIGNKPKGEKDLRRIHDQPGVDAVFHATPDHWHAPGAILSMQAGKHAYVEKPCSHNPQEGEWLAEWQKKTGLVVQMGAQQRSAPESREIIQEIHEGAIGEAYMATAFYSNNRQRVPEANKVPVPDYLDWELFQGPAPRTGFIDIVGDYNWHWFWRWGTGETGNNATHEFDVARWALQAAFPQEVKVSSGKYHFRDDPWTMYDTMYATFTFPGNKVINWDGKSREGYNTYGAGRGTIIYGTEGTVFVDRDGYQLYDRDGKLLREKKSAGEEAGTALGGGGDMTTLHVQNFLEAIRGKGDLTCPISEGAISTHLCHYANISSRENNAQLAIDPNTGHFQSKKIMKKYWGREYASGWAPEKP; encoded by the coding sequence ATGGAACGACGAAAATTTCTCAAACAGACAGCAGCGGGAGCTGCCGCTTTATCGCTCGGAGGGTTTGCCGCCACAGCTCGCAGCTACCGCAACATAATAGGCGCCAACGACCGCGTCCGGGTGGCCATGATCGGCTGTTACCGCCGTTTCCCTGCCCTCCTGGAGGCATTGGCTCAATTGGATAATGTAGAAGTAGCGTATGTCTGCGACGTCGACACCAGGCGGCAGGAGGCCGCCATCGGGAAGGTTGAAGAAGTCATAGGAAACAAACCCAAAGGGGAAAAAGACCTGCGCCGCATTCATGATCAACCGGGCGTGGATGCCGTTTTCCACGCCACTCCCGACCACTGGCACGCGCCTGGCGCCATCCTCTCCATGCAGGCCGGCAAGCACGCCTATGTAGAAAAGCCTTGCAGCCACAACCCTCAGGAAGGGGAATGGCTGGCAGAATGGCAAAAGAAAACAGGGCTGGTCGTCCAGATGGGCGCCCAGCAACGCTCTGCGCCGGAAAGCCGGGAGATCATCCAGGAAATTCACGAAGGAGCAATCGGGGAGGCATACATGGCCACCGCTTTCTACTCCAACAACCGCCAGCGGGTGCCGGAGGCCAACAAAGTGCCCGTTCCCGATTACCTCGACTGGGAATTGTTCCAGGGGCCGGCTCCCCGCACCGGTTTTATCGATATCGTTGGCGACTACAACTGGCACTGGTTCTGGCGCTGGGGCACCGGCGAAACCGGCAACAACGCCACCCATGAATTTGATGTCGCCCGTTGGGCCCTGCAGGCTGCGTTTCCTCAGGAAGTAAAGGTTAGCTCCGGCAAATACCACTTCAGAGACGACCCCTGGACCATGTACGACACCATGTACGCCACCTTCACCTTCCCCGGCAATAAGGTCATCAACTGGGACGGGAAGAGCCGCGAGGGGTACAATACTTACGGCGCCGGCCGCGGCACGATCATCTACGGCACCGAGGGAACCGTCTTCGTCGACCGGGATGGATACCAACTCTACGACCGGGACGGGAAACTGCTGCGGGAAAAGAAATCGGCAGGAGAAGAAGCCGGCACCGCCCTGGGCGGCGGCGGCGATATGACCACCCTGCACGTTCAGAATTTCCTGGAGGCCATTCGGGGCAAAGGCGATTTGACTTGCCCCATCAGCGAGGGCGCCATCAGCACCCATCTATGCCACTATGCCAACATTTCCTCCCGGGAAAACAACGCCCAACTGGCCATCGACCCCAATACCGGGCATTTCCAAAGCAAAAAAATCATGAAAAAATACTGGGGCAGGGAGTATGCAAGTGGCTGGGCGCCGGAGAAGCCTTAG
- a CDS encoding M1 family metallopeptidase — MYFKRQLPFFFLTLFFPASLLLAQNPNASHANKFEQLGTVLPPPNDYRAWDGAPGPEYWQQRCDYDIECTLNTKEQRLDGTELITYYNQSPQTLRYLWLQLDENQHSPGNDNQYFDPSSIKPVMSEKNLRNLEPAEGKDKYGDKIEAVTDANGKPLQYRINQTMMRVELPEPLKPGLAFSFRIKWHYYLVDRVDLMGLLGENSLATSLARGGYEYFPKDGNYLYTITQWYPRLCLYSDFTGWQTNQFTGRGEFALTFGNFVVKMTVPADHVVGSTGECLNYSTVLTPAQLERWKKAQTAEAPVEIVTLDEAKKNEKAKPTQETKTWIFKADNVRDFAWTASRKFVWDAMPHITEAGKRVMCMSYYAKEAYPIYSRYSTRAVAHTLKTYSKYSIPFPYPTAISVEAANGMEYPMICFNPGRAEEDGTYTEMEKYGAISTIIHEVGHNYFPMIINSDERQWSWFDEGLNSFVQFIAEREFDNDYEPWFGPAHLITDYMALPKEALEPIMTNSENIHDFFANAYRKPATALNILRETIMGRELFDYAFREYCRRWAFKHPTPADFFRTMEDASGVDLDWFWRGWFYTTDAVDISLDSINWYKVDLENDPEKKDFTATIAKREKPFEDISKIHNREEGKAFLIDQDPALRDFYTDYEPWNTADSLIQLPLKLYEETYSEKEKKELFSDKNYYELFFSNKGGLVMPVILEWTFEDGTTEIERVPVQVWRHNEQQFSKVFVKDKVVTAIRLDPYRETADIDESNNNWPVREVPSRFQVFKAHKEGKMTNPMKKARP, encoded by the coding sequence ATGTACTTCAAGCGCCAACTTCCATTTTTCTTCCTAACCCTTTTCTTCCCGGCCAGCCTCCTTCTGGCTCAAAACCCCAACGCCAGCCACGCCAATAAATTCGAACAACTCGGAACGGTACTGCCCCCGCCCAACGACTACCGCGCCTGGGACGGCGCTCCCGGCCCCGAATACTGGCAGCAGCGCTGCGATTACGATATTGAGTGCACGCTCAACACCAAAGAACAGCGGCTGGATGGCACGGAGTTGATCACCTACTACAACCAATCGCCCCAAACCCTGCGCTACCTGTGGCTGCAACTGGACGAGAACCAACACTCGCCAGGCAATGACAACCAGTACTTTGACCCCAGCAGCATCAAGCCTGTGATGAGCGAAAAGAACCTGCGCAACCTGGAGCCGGCTGAGGGCAAAGACAAATACGGCGACAAGATAGAGGCGGTAACCGACGCCAACGGCAAGCCCCTGCAGTACAGGATCAACCAAACCATGATGCGGGTGGAACTGCCCGAACCCCTGAAGCCGGGTTTGGCCTTTAGCTTCCGGATCAAATGGCACTACTACTTGGTTGACCGCGTCGACCTGATGGGGCTGCTCGGGGAGAACAGCCTGGCCACCAGCCTGGCACGCGGCGGCTATGAATACTTCCCCAAGGATGGCAACTACCTCTATACCATCACCCAGTGGTATCCCCGCCTCTGCCTGTACAGCGACTTCACGGGCTGGCAAACCAACCAGTTTACCGGCCGGGGCGAGTTTGCCCTCACCTTCGGCAATTTTGTGGTAAAAATGACCGTGCCGGCGGACCATGTCGTTGGCTCTACCGGCGAGTGCCTCAACTATTCCACCGTGCTGACGCCTGCGCAGCTGGAGCGCTGGAAAAAAGCCCAGACAGCAGAGGCGCCGGTAGAGATCGTCACCCTGGACGAAGCGAAGAAAAACGAGAAGGCCAAACCAACCCAGGAAACCAAAACCTGGATTTTCAAGGCCGACAACGTGCGCGACTTCGCCTGGACGGCCAGCCGCAAATTCGTCTGGGACGCCATGCCCCACATCACTGAAGCCGGCAAGCGGGTGATGTGCATGAGCTATTACGCCAAGGAGGCCTATCCCATTTACAGCCGCTATTCCACCCGAGCAGTGGCGCATACCCTCAAAACCTACTCCAAATACAGCATTCCCTTTCCTTATCCGACCGCTATCTCCGTCGAGGCTGCCAATGGCATGGAGTATCCCATGATCTGCTTCAACCCCGGCCGGGCGGAGGAGGATGGCACGTATACGGAAATGGAAAAATACGGCGCCATTTCCACGATCATCCATGAGGTGGGCCACAACTACTTCCCTATGATCATCAACAGCGACGAGCGGCAGTGGAGCTGGTTCGACGAAGGGCTCAACAGCTTCGTGCAGTTTATCGCCGAACGGGAATTTGACAACGACTACGAACCCTGGTTCGGCCCGGCTCACCTCATCACCGACTACATGGCCCTGCCCAAAGAGGCTTTGGAGCCCATCATGACCAACAGCGAAAACATCCACGATTTCTTCGCCAACGCCTACCGCAAGCCCGCCACCGCCCTCAACATCCTGCGGGAGACCATCATGGGCCGCGAACTGTTCGATTACGCTTTCCGCGAATACTGCCGCCGCTGGGCCTTCAAGCATCCCACCCCCGCCGATTTCTTCCGCACCATGGAGGACGCCAGCGGGGTGGACCTCGACTGGTTCTGGCGCGGCTGGTTCTACACCACCGACGCAGTGGACATCAGCCTGGACAGCATCAATTGGTATAAAGTGGACCTGGAAAATGATCCGGAGAAAAAGGACTTCACCGCTACCATCGCCAAACGGGAAAAGCCGTTCGAGGACATCTCCAAGATCCACAACCGCGAGGAGGGCAAGGCGTTCCTGATTGACCAGGATCCCGCCCTGCGCGATTTCTACACCGACTACGAGCCTTGGAATACAGCAGATTCCCTGATACAACTGCCGCTGAAACTCTACGAGGAAACCTATTCTGAAAAGGAAAAGAAAGAGCTGTTTTCGGACAAAAACTACTACGAACTCTTCTTCAGCAACAAAGGCGGACTGGTCATGCCCGTCATCCTGGAATGGACCTTCGAGGACGGCACTACTGAGATAGAAAGAGTGCCGGTGCAGGTCTGGCGCCACAACGAACAACAGTTCTCCAAAGTCTTCGTAAAAGACAAAGTAGTCACTGCCATCCGCCTCGACCCCTACCGCGAGACCGCCGACATCGACGAGAGCAACAACAACTGGCCGGTGCGCGAGGTGCCGAGCCGCTTCCAGGTGTTCAAGGCGCATAAGGAAGGGAAGATGACGAACCCGATGAAGAAAGCGCGGCCGTAG
- a CDS encoding sodium/sugar symporter, protein MKFELVDYCIFIAYGLIIVGIAFWVTRKGEKTSEDYFLAGKSLPWWAIGASLIAANISAEQFIGMSGSGFAIGLAIASYEWMAALTLLIVGKFFLPIFIEKQLYTIPEFVQQRYSENLKTILAVFWIGLYVFVNLTSVLYLGATALDTILGQGSGSILLPCIIGLALFAALYSLWGGLAAVAWTDVIQVVLLIVGGLITTFIALSHVSPDGGVLGGFKAIYEQVPEKFSMILEKGEIITPNGKDAWWDLPGLAVLIGGLWVANLYYWGFNQYIIQRTLAAKSLKEAQRGIAFAAFLKLLIPLIVVVPGIVAYVLNAGPDGMVTAASAAPSFIGENGNIINDNAAPWLISSFIPAGLKGLVVAALAAAIVSSLASMLNSTATIFTMDIYKPYINKKANEASLVNVGRISAAAALVIAVSLAPQLKNLGQVFQYIQEYTGIVSPGILAIFMLGLFWKKATNKAAVWGALLSIPIALYFKVAPNGWSDSSFFLHLPFMNQMFWTCIATMAIIAAASYLENKGADNEQGIPLSRQLFATGRAFNISALVICLILLVLYVAFW, encoded by the coding sequence ATGAAATTCGAACTGGTCGACTACTGTATTTTCATCGCTTACGGGCTTATCATTGTCGGGATCGCTTTCTGGGTCACCCGGAAAGGGGAGAAGACGTCGGAGGATTATTTCCTGGCCGGAAAGTCGCTGCCCTGGTGGGCGATCGGCGCTTCCCTGATCGCCGCCAATATTTCGGCCGAGCAATTCATCGGCATGTCTGGTTCGGGATTTGCGATCGGCCTGGCTATCGCCTCCTACGAATGGATGGCGGCGCTCACCTTGCTGATCGTTGGGAAGTTTTTCCTTCCTATTTTTATCGAAAAGCAGTTGTATACCATTCCTGAGTTTGTGCAACAGCGCTACAGCGAGAACCTGAAAACAATACTGGCGGTTTTCTGGATCGGCCTGTACGTCTTTGTCAACCTTACGTCAGTCCTTTACCTCGGCGCTACAGCTCTCGACACCATACTGGGGCAGGGTAGCGGTTCCATCTTGCTGCCCTGCATCATCGGGCTGGCCCTCTTCGCCGCCCTTTACTCTCTGTGGGGAGGCCTGGCGGCGGTAGCCTGGACGGACGTGATCCAGGTCGTCCTGCTTATCGTTGGCGGGCTGATCACCACTTTTATTGCCTTGTCCCACGTTTCGCCGGACGGTGGGGTGTTGGGCGGCTTCAAAGCCATCTACGAGCAGGTGCCGGAAAAATTTTCTATGATCCTCGAAAAAGGAGAGATCATCACCCCGAATGGAAAAGACGCCTGGTGGGATTTGCCCGGCCTGGCCGTCCTGATTGGCGGGTTGTGGGTTGCCAACTTATACTACTGGGGGTTCAACCAGTACATCATTCAGAGGACGCTGGCGGCCAAATCCCTCAAGGAGGCCCAGCGAGGCATCGCCTTCGCTGCCTTTCTGAAACTGTTGATCCCCCTGATCGTAGTGGTGCCAGGCATTGTCGCTTATGTGCTGAATGCCGGCCCGGACGGCATGGTGACCGCTGCGTCCGCCGCTCCCTCATTCATCGGAGAAAACGGCAACATCATCAACGACAACGCCGCCCCCTGGCTGATCAGCAGTTTTATCCCGGCGGGCCTGAAAGGCCTGGTAGTGGCGGCCTTGGCAGCGGCTATTGTCTCCTCCCTGGCGTCGATGCTCAACTCGACGGCCACTATTTTTACCATGGACATCTACAAGCCCTACATCAATAAAAAGGCCAATGAAGCCAGCCTGGTGAACGTGGGCAGGATTTCGGCTGCCGCCGCTCTGGTTATCGCCGTATCTCTGGCGCCGCAGTTGAAAAACCTCGGGCAGGTGTTTCAGTATATTCAGGAGTACACCGGCATTGTCAGCCCTGGCATCCTTGCCATTTTTATGCTGGGGTTATTCTGGAAGAAGGCTACCAATAAAGCCGCAGTTTGGGGGGCATTGTTGTCGATCCCCATTGCCTTGTATTTCAAAGTAGCGCCCAACGGCTGGTCCGACAGTTCTTTTTTCCTGCATTTGCCCTTTATGAATCAGATGTTCTGGACGTGCATCGCCACCATGGCGATCATTGCCGCCGCCAGTTATCTGGAGAATAAAGGCGCTGACAATGAGCAGGGGATTCCGCTTTCCCGGCAGTTGTTCGCTACCGGGCGGGCGTTCAATATCAGCGCGTTGGTGATTTGTTTGATCTTGTTGGTGCTTTATGTGGCGTTTTGGTGA
- the dnaA gene encoding chromosomal replication initiator protein DnaA, producing MTRDHASVWDNCLQAIRKNVNQQSFKTWFEPIKPVRLDNNALTIQVPNKFFYEWLEEHYVTLLKTTIRRELGDRGRLEYQILMSQSNGSSGGYTPKTNGNHKAGREGIAPGMIDTQAIKNPFVIPGIKKIKIDPQINPNYLFENYIEGDCNRLARSAGMAIAKKPGGTSFNPLVIFGDVGLGKTHLAHAIGNDVLQRFPGKTVLYVSSEKFTNQIIQSIKNNAVNDFVNFYQLIDVLIVDDIQFLANKQKTQEIFFHIFNQLHQNGKQIILTSDRPPKDLDGMEERLISRFKWGLSADLQAPDLETRIAILEAKMNQEGIEIPQNVTEFICYNIQNNIRELEGVLVSLVAQSSLNQQEVDIELAKRVIRNFVKQINKEITVDFIQKLVADHFDLGVEKLQGKTRKRQVVIARQLSMYLAKNLTDKSLKAIGENFGGRDHSTVIYSCKTVQDLMETDVIFKDTVSELEKKIKMSLHDQ from the coding sequence ATGACAAGAGATCATGCTTCAGTCTGGGATAACTGTCTTCAGGCAATTCGAAAGAACGTAAACCAACAAAGTTTTAAGACCTGGTTTGAACCCATCAAGCCGGTCCGCCTTGACAACAATGCACTCACCATTCAAGTCCCCAACAAGTTCTTTTACGAATGGCTGGAGGAGCACTACGTCACGCTCCTGAAGACGACCATACGCCGGGAACTGGGAGACCGGGGACGGCTGGAGTATCAAATTCTGATGAGCCAGAGCAACGGCAGCAGCGGCGGCTATACGCCAAAAACCAACGGCAACCACAAAGCCGGCCGCGAGGGCATCGCCCCTGGCATGATCGACACGCAGGCGATCAAGAACCCCTTTGTCATCCCGGGCATCAAAAAGATCAAGATCGACCCGCAGATCAACCCCAATTACCTCTTCGAGAACTACATCGAGGGAGACTGCAACCGCCTGGCCCGCTCGGCCGGCATGGCCATCGCCAAAAAGCCGGGAGGAACCTCCTTCAACCCGCTGGTCATTTTCGGCGACGTAGGCCTGGGCAAGACCCACCTGGCGCACGCCATCGGCAACGACGTGCTGCAACGCTTTCCCGGCAAGACGGTGCTGTACGTCTCTTCTGAAAAGTTTACCAACCAGATCATACAGTCTATTAAGAATAATGCCGTCAACGACTTCGTCAACTTTTACCAGCTCATCGACGTGCTGATCGTCGACGACATCCAATTCCTCGCCAACAAGCAAAAAACCCAGGAGATTTTCTTCCACATCTTCAACCAACTGCACCAGAACGGCAAACAGATCATCCTCACCTCCGACCGCCCTCCCAAAGACCTCGACGGCATGGAGGAGCGCCTCATCTCCCGCTTCAAATGGGGCCTCTCGGCCGACCTGCAGGCGCCCGACCTGGAAACGCGCATCGCCATCCTGGAGGCCAAAATGAACCAGGAAGGCATCGAGATTCCGCAAAACGTCACCGAGTTCATCTGCTACAACATCCAGAACAACATCCGCGAGCTGGAGGGCGTACTGGTTTCCCTCGTCGCCCAGTCTTCTCTCAACCAACAGGAGGTAGACATCGAGCTGGCCAAGCGGGTGATCCGCAACTTCGTCAAACAGATCAACAAGGAGATCACCGTCGATTTCATCCAGAAGCTGGTGGCCGACCACTTCGACCTGGGGGTGGAAAAACTGCAGGGCAAGACGCGCAAGCGGCAGGTGGTCATCGCCCGCCAGCTGTCCATGTACCTGGCCAAAAACCTGACCGACAAGTCGCTCAAGGCGATCGGCGAGAACTTCGGAGGGCGCGACCACAGTACCGTCATCTACTCCTGCAAAACCGTGCAGGATTTGATGGAGACGGATGTAATTTTTAAGGATACGGTGTCGGAGCTGGAGAAGAAGATCAAGATGAGCTTGCACGATCAGTAA
- a CDS encoding efflux RND transporter periplasmic adaptor subunit gives MMSYRTILPILALLALSLMAYWYFSPSEKAQEETLKTEVKQGRFEITATATGELAAKRSIKIRAPQGMRAAGIYETTLSDLVDEGTVVKKGEYVASLDRTELAGKMANVQTEIEKIQTQLEQARIDTAIEMRGLRDELANLEFSRKEKLLQVEQSKYEPQSVIRQAELDLERTERDFKQLLKKYELKEQQSIAKIQEIEALLRQNVTKLQEYEALSAEFNINAPESGMVIYARSWRGKKEPGSRVSAWDPIVAELPDLTDMISQAYVNEVDISKIQEGQDVKIKVDAFPGRSYAGRVTKVANIGEQLSGYDAKVFEVVVQLSEVDSILRPAMTTSNEIITGIYDNMVFVPIEAVQSDSLSYVYKEEGGQVVRQEVITGQANANEIIVLHGLEKGELIYLSPPKESLSAPFVFIEGTVKEKIRQQEEEEKKKRQAEAMEKRKEVEGMKPAGSREKSRGEMIIFD, from the coding sequence ATGATGAGCTACAGGACTATCCTGCCGATCCTCGCCCTTCTGGCCCTTAGCCTGATGGCCTATTGGTATTTCAGCCCTTCCGAAAAGGCCCAGGAAGAAACCCTGAAAACGGAAGTCAAACAAGGCCGCTTTGAAATAACGGCCACCGCCACCGGAGAGCTGGCGGCCAAGCGCAGCATCAAGATTCGCGCCCCCCAGGGCATGCGGGCGGCAGGCATCTACGAAACCACGCTCTCCGACCTGGTGGACGAAGGCACGGTCGTCAAGAAAGGGGAATATGTGGCCTCTCTTGACCGCACGGAGCTGGCCGGAAAAATGGCCAACGTGCAAACGGAGATCGAAAAAATACAGACCCAATTGGAGCAGGCCCGCATCGACACGGCCATCGAAATGCGGGGCCTGCGGGATGAACTGGCCAACCTGGAGTTTTCCAGAAAGGAAAAACTGCTCCAGGTAGAACAGAGCAAATACGAGCCCCAATCGGTGATCCGGCAGGCAGAGCTCGACCTGGAGCGGACGGAACGCGACTTTAAGCAGCTGCTCAAAAAGTACGAGCTCAAAGAGCAGCAATCCATCGCCAAAATCCAGGAAATCGAAGCGCTGCTGCGGCAGAACGTCACCAAGCTGCAGGAATACGAAGCCCTTTCCGCCGAGTTCAACATCAACGCGCCCGAATCCGGAATGGTCATCTATGCCCGCAGTTGGCGCGGCAAAAAAGAGCCCGGCTCCCGCGTCAGCGCCTGGGATCCCATCGTGGCTGAACTGCCCGACCTGACCGACATGATCTCCCAGGCCTACGTCAATGAAGTGGACATCAGCAAGATACAGGAAGGGCAGGATGTCAAGATAAAAGTGGACGCTTTCCCCGGCCGCTCCTACGCCGGGAGGGTCACCAAAGTGGCCAATATCGGGGAACAGCTCAGCGGGTACGACGCCAAAGTTTTTGAAGTCGTCGTCCAGCTCAGCGAGGTGGACTCCATCCTGCGCCCTGCCATGACCACCAGCAATGAGATCATCACCGGTATTTATGATAATATGGTGTTTGTTCCCATCGAGGCTGTGCAGAGCGATAGCCTTTCTTATGTTTATAAAGAGGAGGGAGGCCAGGTGGTGCGCCAGGAGGTCATCACCGGCCAGGCCAACGCCAACGAGATCATCGTCCTGCATGGCCTGGAAAAGGGCGAGCTGATTTACCTGTCGCCGCCGAAGGAAAGCCTTTCTGCTCCTTTTGTTTTCATTGAAGGCACAGTAAAAGAAAAAATCCGGCAGCAGGAGGAAGAAGAAAAGAAAAAGCGCCAGGCGGAAGCCATGGAAAAGCGCAAAGAGGTGGAGGGGATGAAACCGGCCGGCTCCCGCGAAAAAAGCCGGGGTGAAATGATCATTTTTGACTGA
- a CDS encoding DUF1080 domain-containing protein — MQKTSYSALIGLALLALLSSPALAASGDGWQNLFNGKNLDGWEKKNGEADYEVRNGAIVGISKTGTPNTFLCTKEHFSDFILELEVWGDAALNSGIQFRSNSLPEYQDGRVHGYQAEIDPSQRSYSGGIYDEARRGWLYPLSLNPEGQKAYKVGQWNQYRIEAIGPELRIWINGVNTANVVDEMTAAGFIGLQVHSIGDEEQAGREIWWRKIRIKTEGLEEERWPMAPHAPEANYLPNTLTEYERDKGWRLLWDGKTAEGWRSARSENFPEQGWAMEDGVLTVLESGGEEAGRGGDIITRKKFSSFELKLEFRITTGANSGIKYFVDPELNKGPGSSIGLEYQILDDKEHPDAKMGVRGNRTLGSLYDLIPAENLSTPGGAKVFRGVGEWNQAHIIVKGNHIEHWLNGFKVVEYERNTPMYRALVAYSKYKDWPNFGEMPSGHILLQDHGNRVSFRSIKIREL, encoded by the coding sequence ATGCAAAAAACAAGCTATTCAGCCCTTATAGGATTGGCCCTCCTGGCCCTGCTCTCCTCCCCTGCCCTGGCCGCTTCCGGTGACGGGTGGCAGAACCTATTCAACGGCAAGAACCTCGACGGGTGGGAGAAAAAAAACGGAGAAGCTGATTACGAAGTGCGCAATGGCGCCATTGTCGGCATTTCCAAAACGGGCACCCCCAACACCTTCCTGTGCACCAAAGAACACTTCAGCGATTTCATCCTGGAGTTGGAAGTATGGGGGGATGCCGCCCTCAACTCCGGCATCCAGTTCCGGAGCAACAGCCTGCCGGAATACCAGGACGGCCGCGTGCACGGCTACCAGGCAGAAATAGACCCCAGCCAACGTTCCTACAGCGGCGGCATTTACGACGAGGCACGCCGGGGGTGGCTCTACCCCCTCAGCCTCAACCCGGAAGGACAAAAGGCATACAAAGTGGGCCAGTGGAACCAATACCGCATCGAAGCCATCGGGCCGGAATTGCGCATCTGGATCAATGGCGTCAATACGGCCAATGTGGTGGATGAAATGACCGCCGCCGGTTTCATCGGCCTGCAGGTGCACAGCATCGGCGATGAAGAACAGGCGGGACGGGAGATTTGGTGGCGCAAAATCCGCATTAAAACCGAAGGGCTTGAAGAGGAGCGATGGCCCATGGCGCCTCATGCTCCGGAGGCGAACTACCTTCCCAATACCCTGACCGAATACGAAAGGGACAAGGGGTGGCGCCTGCTCTGGGACGGCAAAACCGCCGAAGGATGGCGCAGCGCCCGCAGCGAAAACTTCCCGGAGCAAGGCTGGGCAATGGAAGATGGGGTGTTGACCGTCCTGGAATCCGGAGGGGAAGAGGCTGGCCGCGGCGGGGATATCATCACCAGAAAAAAGTTCAGCAGCTTCGAGCTCAAGCTGGAATTCCGCATCACAACCGGCGCCAACAGCGGCATCAAATATTTCGTCGACCCCGAACTCAACAAAGGCCCCGGCTCTTCCATTGGCCTGGAATACCAAATCCTCGACGATAAAGAACACCCCGACGCCAAAATGGGAGTAAGAGGCAACCGCACCCTGGGGTCTTTGTACGACCTCATTCCGGCTGAAAACTTGTCCACCCCAGGCGGCGCCAAAGTATTCCGGGGCGTAGGAGAATGGAACCAGGCACATATCATCGTTAAAGGCAACCACATCGAACACTGGCTCAACGGCTTCAAAGTGGTGGAATACGAACGCAATACGCCCATGTACCGGGCACTGGTGGCCTACAGCAAATACAAAGACTGGCCCAACTTCGGGGAAATGCCCAGCGGGCATATACTGCTGCAGGACCACGGCAACCGCGTTTCTTTCCGCAGCATTAAGATCAGGGAACTATAA